A genomic stretch from Engraulis encrasicolus isolate BLACKSEA-1 chromosome 10, IST_EnEncr_1.0, whole genome shotgun sequence includes:
- the ddx52 gene encoding probable ATP-dependent RNA helicase DDX52, whose product MDTHDLFMKLGAGTKFNFRKFGKDAERFKVLRPQTKKESDPLTSIDFFSSGSHNTVNDVSDEEDEDLELDAKPVKRKLNGVEKTSNSKAKKKKKDKDLGQTEGESIQWISSAENKTNQSDGKDQMSAKRLKQLQQEKLNQIRGQNKIHVHGTDIPDPVCTFNELQKEYQLDPKVIENIRASGYETPTPIQMQAIPVMMHKREILACAPTGSGKTVAFCLPVITNLRKPVNKGFRALVISPTRELAQQTYKELLRLVDGTGLRVHIIKKKDTAQKQGPKSKKVSDILVSTPNRLIYLLNQEPPALDLTKVEWLVVDESDKLFEDGKTGFREQLATIFQACTSPALRRAFFSATCAPDVEKWCKLNLDNLVVVNIGLRNSAAETVEQELLFVGAENGKLLAFRNLRKKGLTPPVLVFVQSIERARELFHELIYEGINVDVIHADRTQQQRENVVKNFRSGKIWVLICTALLARGIDFKGVNLVVNYDFPTSAIEYIHRVGRTGRAGHRGKAITFFTEDDKPLIRSIATVIKQAGCPVPDYMVGFQKLQTKQKKQLAKAPPKRQTIRTTPLFLTEKGKGKGKGKKRRKKGAKKGGAQAKGAKKGAKKGGAPTGAEAAPAPATAPAADPAEAGKTSQENTES is encoded by the coding sequence ATGGACACGCACGATTTATTTATGAAACTTGGAGCTGGAACAAAATTTAATTTTCGAAAATTTGGCAAAGATGCGGAGAGATTTAAGGTGCTGAGACCGCAAACCAAGAAGGAGTCCGATCCGTTAACATCAATAGACTTTTTCAGCTCTGGAAGTCACAACACTGTGAATGATGTTAGTGACGAGGAAGACGAGGACTTGGAATTGGACGCTAAACCTGTTAAAAGAAAGTTGAATGGCGTAGAGAAAACATCCAATTCAAAggccaaaaagaagaaaaaagataaaGACTTGGGACAAACAGAGGGTGAGTCAATACAATGGATATCCTCGGCAGAAAACAAAACTAACCAGAGCGATGGCAAAGATCAGATGTCTGCAAAGAGACTGAAACAGTTGCAGCAGGAAAAGCTAAATCAAATCAGAGGTCAGAACAAAATCCATGTTCATGGCACAGACATTCCAGATCCAGTGTGTACATTTAACGAGTTGCAAAAAGAATACCAGCTGGATCCAAAAGTTATTGAAAACATTCGCGCATCCGGCTACGAAACCCCCACACCTATCCAGATGCAGGCCATTCCTGTCATGATGCACAAACGAGAGATCCTCGCCTGTGCACCCACTGGCTCAGGAAAGACGGTGGCTTTTTGTCTACCCGTCATCACCAACCTGCGCAAACCTGTCAACAAGGGCTTCCGTGCGCTTGTCATCTCCCCCACGCGTGAGCTTGCCCAGCAGACCTACAAGGAGCTACTCCGGCTCGTTGATGGCACAGGCCTCAGGGTACACATCATCAAGAAGAAGGACACGGCCCAAAAACAAGGCCCCAAGTCCAAGAAGGTGTCCGACATCCTGGTGAGCACCCCCAACCGCCTCATCTATCTACTGAACCAGGAGCCTCCAGCCTTAGACCTGACCAAGGTAGAGTGGCTGGTTGTGGATGAGTCAGACAAGTTGTTCGAGGACGGCAAGACGGGCTTCAGGGAGCAGCTGGCCACCATCTTCCAGGCCTGTACCTCGCCGGCCCTGCGCCGGGCCTTCTTCAGTGCCACATGTGCCCCGGACGTGGAGAAGTGGTGCAAGCTGAACCTGGACAACCTGGTGGTGGTGAACATCGGCCTGAGGAACTCGGCGGCGGAGACGGTGGAGCAGGAGCTGCTGTTCGTGGGCGCTGAGAATGGCAAGCTGTTGGCCTTCCGCAACCTGCGCAAGAAGGGGCTGACACCGCCCGTGCTGGTGTTCGTCCAGTCCATTGAGCGCGCCCGCGAGCTCTTCCACGAGCTCATCTACGAGGGCATCAACGTGGACGTGATCCACGCCGACCGCACGCAGCAGCAGCGCGAGAACGTGGTCAAGAACTTCCGCTCGGGCAAGATCTGGGTGCTGATTTGCACCGCCCTGCTGGCCCGCGGCATTGACTTCAAGGGGGTCAACCTGGTGGTCAACTACGACTTCCCCACCAGCGCCATCGAGTACATCCACCGGGTCGGCCGCACGGGCAGAGCCGGTCACCGGGGCAAGGCCATCACCTTCTTCACGGAGGACGACAAGCCCCTCATCCGCAGCATCGCCACCGTCATCAAGCAGGCCGGCTGCCCCGTGCCCGACTACATGGTGGGCTTCCAGAAGCTGCAGACCAAGCAGAAGAAGCAGCTGGCCAAGGCGCCACCCAAGAGACAGACCATCCGCACCACGCCGCTCTTCCTCACGGAGAAGGGGAAGGGCAAAGGGAAGggcaagaagaggaggaagaaaggagctAAGAAAGGTGGAGCCCAAGCGAAAGGAGCTAAGAAAGGAGCTAAGAAAGGTGGAGCCCCAACTGGAGCAGAAGCAGCGCCAGCACCAgcaacagcaccagcagcagaCCCAGCCGAGGCTGGGAAGACATCACAGGAGAACACTGAGAGCTGA
- the rps21 gene encoding small ribosomal subunit protein eS21 — MQNDAGEFVDLYVPRKCSASNRIIGAKDHASIQINIADVDKATGRFNGQFKTYAICGAIRRMGEADDSLLRLAKTDGVVSKNY; from the exons ATGCAGAACGACGCTGGTGAATTCGTGGACCTTTACGTCCCCCGCAAATG CTCCGCAAGCAACAGAATCATCGGTGCCAAGGACCACGCCTCCATCCAGATCAACATCGCTGAT GTTGACAAGGCCACCGGCAGGTTTAACGGTCAGTTCAAGACCTACGCCATCTGTGGAGCCATCCGTAGAATG GGTGAGGCTGATGACTCCCTTCTGAGGCTGGCAAAGACCGATGGTGTTGTATCAAA gAACTACTAA